One segment of Panicum virgatum strain AP13 chromosome 3K, P.virgatum_v5, whole genome shotgun sequence DNA contains the following:
- the LOC120700552 gene encoding uncharacterized protein LOC120700552 has protein sequence MEPPRFLSEIFPEDHTDLLWVPDGMDPNSSYRLAARVGAYVKFNDDDGREYCEACNIPKVLDRDSTNWNDLLLDISAEIKLGSKHKLRVTFWDKMSCTYEEITSDQKLLHAIDMYWESRRLSVQVRVLRKDDLEVMHDVGWLESMPCVLQGSTDIPANQIIAQPPLEIASSLVEPSIHNNNEVPWVDDEVEYVGLDDEDPVSDSSDSELDDDGLNREYVGLEDELVVDDAWGCENIVHATDLENPRIEVGITFGDGDTFKKAIRQYAIKGEYEIAAPYSEATRYRAYCKAKGCKWRIHASRLQDERTWKIKKMPHAHTCQSTGKVEKNCMATNHWVKDRVRDWLAKDATIGAKALQKRLEEQYHLQLSYWVVWDGRKMALEQLKGKWDDSFEHVWSFKAEVEKTNPGSLVDIEYEQVGKKMRFTRMFVALKSCVDGFLDGCRPFLGVDSTHLTGKWKGQLASATAIDGNNWMFPVCYGVFGSETTENWSWFFSRLHQAIGSPPGLVISTDAGKGIDSAVTQVFNNGVEHRECMRHLVANFQKRFRGEVFEKHLWPACRSFQKHRFEEHYNLMYEACPQAMKWIHENHKHLWTRHLFSEASKCDYVTNNIAETFNSWIRNEKSLNVVDLMDRIRQLCMEKMFLRRKIARKLEGKILPNVMKDLNARSRGLKYIWRYSHKDGGSNAEMLGEVEGVTRDLVHWRHTVDLQERTCTCRRWQVTGLPCTHALCIITSIRGYNIEDYVHDYYSVAKFKKAYGKSVKPMTDRNQWPQVDLGFKLWPPILKRAAGRPRKRRFKSAAEGGTKKTTKCSRCNQLGHMAKTCNEYVYDSDAPPPAPPKPKRKRGKKNVTVVPSSASTPPRAITNASTTSPHVKEIDGIRTIYTNKGHHSCFFSKSYDKGPQEDAI, from the exons ATGGAGCCTCCACGATTCTTGAGCGAGATTTTTCCCGAGGATCACACCGATCTTTTATGGGTTCCCGATGG GATGGATCCCAATTCGTCCTACAGGCTGGCTGCCCGAGTAGGTGCTTATGTGAAAtttaatgatgatgatggtcgTGAATATTGTGAAGCATGTAACATTCCTAAGGTTTTAGACAGGGATAGTACAAATTGGAATGATTTGCTGCTTGACATTAGTGCAGAAATTAAACTTGGCTCTAAACATAAATTACGTGTCACATTTTGGGATAAAATGAGTTGTACTTATGAAGAGATCACTTCTGATCAGAAATTGCTTCATGCAATTGACATGTATTGGGAGTCAAGGAGGCTATCTGTACAAGTCCGTGTTCTGAGAAAGGATGATTTAGAAGTCATGCATGATGTTGGATGGTTGGAGAGCATGCCTTGTGTGTTGCAAGGAAGCACTGATATCCCAGCTAACCAAATTATTGCACAACCCCCACTTGAAATAGCCTCATCCCTTGTAGAGCCTTCTATCCATAACAACAATGAAGTGCCATGGGTGGATGATGAGGTAGAGTATGTTGGTCTGGATGATGAGGACCCAGTTTCTGATTCATCCGACTCTGAACTAGATGATGATGGTCTGAATAGGGAGTATGTTGGCTTGGAGGATGAATTAGTTGTGGATGATGCATGGGGCTGTGAGAATATTGTCCATGCAACTGACTTAGAGAATCCAAGAATAGAAGTTGGTATAACTTTTGGGGATGGCGATACTTTTAAGAAAGCTATAAGACAATATGCAATAAAAGGTGAATATGAAATTGCAGCTCCCTATTCTGAGGCAACACGGTATAGAGCCTATTGCAAGGCTAAAGGGTGCAAGTGGCGGATACATGCGTCACGATTGCAGGACGAGAGGACTTGGAAG ATAAAGAAGATGCCTCATGCTCACACTTGTCAAAGTACAGGAAAAGTTGAGAAGAACTGCATGGCAACAAACCATTGGGTCAAGGATAGAGTTCGTGATTGGCTTGCCAAAGATGCTACAATTGGGGCAAAAGCATTGCAGAAAAGGCTAGAGGAGCAATATCACCTGCAGTTGTCATATTGGGTAGTGTGGGATGGAAGAAAAATGGCTTTGGAACAGCTGAAAGGGAAGTGGGATGATAGTTTTGAACATGTTTGGAGTTTCAAGGCTGAGGTGGAGAAGACCAATCCCGGCAGTTTGGTGGACATTGAGTATGAGCAAGTTGGGAAGAAAATGAGATTTACTAGAATGTTTGTTGCATTGAAATCTTGTGTGGATGGTTTTCTGGATGGTTGCAGACCTTTTCTTGGTGTGGACTCCACCCATTTGACTGGAAAATGGAAGGGTCAACTTGCATCTGCGACTGCTATTGATGGGAATAATTGGATGTTCCCTGTCTGTTACGGCGTGTTTGGGTCAGAGACAACTGAAAATTGGTCTTGGTTTTTCAGCAGACTTCATCAAGCAATTGGGTCACCTCCGGGATTAGTGATTTCAACAGATGCTGGCAAAGGAATTGATTCTGCTGTTACTCAAGTGTTCAACAATGGGGTTGAGCATAGGGAGTGCATGAGGCATTTAGTTgcaaattttcagaaaagatttCGAGGTGAGGTATTTGAGAAGCACTTGTGGCCAGCATGTAGATCTTTTCAAAAGCACAGGTTTGAAGAGCACTACAATCTGATGTATGAAGCATGTCCTCAAGCCATGAAATGGATACATGAGAACCATAAGCACCTTTGGACAAGGCACTTGTTTTCTGAAGCAAGCAAGTGTGACTATGTAACAAATAACATTGCTGAAACATTCAATAGCTGGATTAGGAATGAAAAATCATTGAATGTTGTTGATCTCATGGATAGGATAAGACAGCTATGCATGGAGAAAATGTTCTTGAGAAGAAAAATTGCTAGAAAGCTTGAAGGCAAGATATTACCTAATGTCATGAAGGACCTTAATGCAAGGAGCAGGGGGCTGAAATATATATGGAGGTATTCACACAAAGATGGTGGTTCAAATGCTGAAATGTTAGGTGAAGTTGAAGGTGTCACTAGAGATCTAGTTCATTGGAGGCATACTGTTGATCTTCAAGAGCGAACATGCACCTGTAGACGTTGGCAAGTTACTGGTCTACCATGTACACATGCCCTATGCATTATTACCTCAATTCGGGGTTATAACATAGAAGATTATGTTCATGATTACTACTCTGTGGCAAAGTTCAAGAAAGCCTATGGAAAGTCTGTGAAGCCAATGACAGATAGGAACCAATGGCCTCAAGTGGATCTCGGGTTCAAGTTGTGGCCTCCAATTCTAAAACGGGCAGCTGGCAGGCCAAGAAAGAGAAGGTTCAAATCAGCTGCAGAAGGGGGCACTAAAAAAACCACAAAATGTAGTAGGTGCAACCAGCTTGGACATATGGCAAAAACTTGCAATGAATATGTTTATGATTCTGATGCACCACCACCTGCCCCTCCAAAgccaaagagaaagagaggcaAGAAAAATGTGACAGTAGTTCCATCTAGTGCTTCTACACCACCTAGAGCCATCACTAATGCTTCTACAACGAGCCCT CATGTCAAGGAGATTGATGGAATTAGAACCATCTACACCAACAAGGGCCATCACTCCTGTTTCTTCTCCAAGTCCTATGACAAGGGG CCGCAAGAGGATGCTATTTGA
- the LOC120697254 gene encoding uncharacterized protein LOC120697254, producing the protein MQKNAPARLQFMETPTSALILNVLPLVHLHRGTYWLSLLGTRQMQSQNSLKELLYGTLASVKDRYWEYSYSNVTSGVTTAVIHTLTSLASLLPEASSEPVEAPDILADSPTAPLDGDATNVQKIGTDPKDNIGVVIASSTTKAQKNTTGKRCHWFGQCRCADDPANLLSLVPARMLSYRGKGCVAFVFTAF; encoded by the exons ATGCAAAAAAATGCACCCGCACGGCTACAGTTCATGGAGACTCCTACTAGTGCATTGATCTTGAACGTGCTACCATTGGTGCACCTACACAGAG GTACATACTGGTTGTCACTGCTGGGGACGAGACAG ATGCAATCACAAAACTCCTTGAAAGAACTTTTATATGGAACGTTAGCTTCAGTGAAAGATAGATACTGGGAATACTCTTATTCCAATGTCACCAGCGGGGTCACAACAGCCGTCATTCATACTCTCACAAG CCTAGCGTCGCTCTTACCCGAAGCAAGTTCAGAGCCTGTGGAGGCTCCAGATATACTTGCGGACTCGCCAACAGCACCCTTGGACGGTGATGCAACTAATGTGCAAAAG ATTGGTACTGATCCTAAAGACAATATAGGCGTGGTTATCGCCTCCTCTACAACCAAGGCGCAGAAAAATACTACTGGGAAGAG GTGCCACTGGTTCGGGCAGTGCAGATGTGCAGATGACCCTGCTAACTTGCTAAGCCTAG TGCCAGCCAGGATGCTTAGCTACAGGGGGAAGGGGTGTGTGGCTTTTGTCTTCACAGCCTTTTGA
- the LOC120697253 gene encoding uncharacterized protein LOC120697253: MVAIGSADGAEEDTHAAEPDRSSESEGGIRLLLFIDLRKGDGVEASCSPPGYSFLGTAGERVARRAEEEVLGRECAMASEWAARRAREVFLGTTECAMAGELAARRASDVLGTTECGKECAMANEWAARRAREVFLGTTECAMAGEWAARRASEVLGTMECGEECAMASEWVGTTAGERAARRAWEEFLGTNQCATAGNRVAGRALEEEAARRALEELLGAMDCATDGEGAARRASSEYVGSPALFIQGYGKDGGIFMAAVVSFSLWGTDDHISFEPIHMFMDDRGGRRRGRRRRRQQGQRAIDVAAGNSAEEVDGDIPGSRTPKKHTWKAIMGLPMTQTVPDTCGLVAATVCLEAQHRLEFEREHGSGSFPCRAAAPRMLRRECYRQQIWNPYTQEYDRGWAPRKGARINNILAKIKEIGGVRTTNAAPPAPLLLPLADYEIHKYTDLNPATAAELIYRRGPCIGTIFATEAYCSFVDANQDPSAVFKGCPRAKRIKLWEKNKGAFHFVVCYEYRHIRGQLHILVMDNQSQGATRKWIDFTEFDALHTIRVDPLPPRHLVQGPSRSAPTPPVYF; encoded by the exons ATGGTGGCAATCGGATCCGCGGACGGAGCGGAGGAGGACACCCACGCCGCCGAGCCGGACCGCTCGTCGGAGTCGGAGGGGGGcatccgcctcctcctcttcaTCGACCTCAGGAAGGGAGACGGGGTGGAGGCCTCGTGCTCTCCGCCAGGGTATTCTTTTCTTGGGACGGCCGGTGAACgggtggcgcggcgcgcggaggaggaggttcTTGGCAGGGAGTGCGCCATGGCCAGCGaatgggcggcgcggcgcgcgcgggaggtGTTTCTTGGCACCACGGAGTGCGCAATGGCCGGCGAattggcggcgcggcgcgcatcGGATGTTCTTGGCACCACGGAGTGCGGCAAGGAGTGCGCCATGGCCAACGaatgggcggcgcggcgcgcgcgggaggtGTTTCTTGGCACCACGGAgtgcgccatggccggcgaatgggcggcgcggcgcgcgtcgGAGGTTCTTGGCACCATGGAGTGCGGGGAGGAGTGCGCCATGGCCAGCGAATGGGTTGGCACCACGGCAGGCgaacgggcggcgcggcgcgcgtggGAGGAGTTTCTTGGCACAAATCAGTGCGCCACGGCAGGCAACCGGGTGGCGGGGCGCGCGTTGGAGGaagaggcggcgcggcgagctttGGAAGAGCTTCTTGGCGCCATGGACTGCGCCACGGACGGggaaggggcggcgcggcgtgcgtcGTCAGAGTACGTCGGATCACCAGCCCTCTTTATCCAAGGCTACGGGAAAGACGGCGGCATCTTCATGGCGGCG GtggtttctttttctctctggGGCACGGATGATCATATCAGCTTTGAGCCGATACACATGTTCATGGATGATCGAGGTGGGCGAAGGCGAGGCCGACGTCGTCGGAGACAGCAGGGACAGCGAGCTATCGATGTAGCTGCAGGCAACTCGGCCGAGGAGGTGGACGGCGACATACCAGGATCAAGGACTCCGAAGAAGCATACTTGGAAGGCTATCATGGGGCTTCCGATGACTCAGACTGTGCCAG ATACGTGCGGGCTCGTTGCAGCCACAGTGTGTCTTGAAGCCCAGCACCGGCTTGAGTTTGAGAGAGAACATGGCTCGGGAAGCTTCCCTTGCCGAGCTGCGGCACCGCGGATGCTCCGTAGAGAGTGCTACCGTCAGCAGATATGGAACCCATACACGCAAGAGTACGACAGAGGATGGGCCCCAAGAAAAGGCGCAAGGATCAACAACATCCTCGCCAAAATTAAGGAGATTGGCGGAGTAAGAACCACTAACGCTGCTCCACCCGCACCGTTGCTACTTCCTCTCGCGGACTACGAGATTCACAAGTACACCGATCTCAACCCTGCGACCGCGGCGGAGCTGATCTACAGAAGAGGGCCCTGCATCGGCACCATCTTCGCCACCGAAGCGTACTGCTCCTTCGTTGATGCCAACCAGGACCCCAGTGCCGTCTTCAAAGGCTGCCCGCGCGCCAAACGCATTAAACTTTGGGAGAAGAACAAGGGGGCCTTCCACTTCGTAGTGTGCTACGAGTATCGCCACATAAGAGGACAGCTCCATATCTTGGTCATGGATAACCAAAGCCAAGGAGCAACTAGGAAGTGGATAGACTTTACGGAGTTTGACGCCCTGCATACGATCAGGGTCGACCCGCTTCCACCACGCCACCTCGTCCAGGGCCCGAGCCGCTCCGCGCCCACCCCACCTGTTTACTTTTAG
- the LOC120697249 gene encoding protein REVEILLE 6-like, producing MVSMSTTPHPLDSLATGGGKEEATRMRLPEPEAVPPPAPGNEDDEGPRRVRKPYTITKSRESWTDPEHDKFLEALQLFDRDWKKIEAYVGSKTVIQIRSHAQKYFLKVQKNGTGEHLPPPRPKRKASHPYPHKASKKASQVVLPQQASHTMEQGCGAYVETASIATDSSGNGAFPSWENDHVQHFSPKHAQGSGATNNYSSSIGSQSGTWPTSEATEQEIMLPALHAMPDFARVYNFLASIFDPETNGHLQELKEMDPIDAQTVLLLMKNLSINLTSPNFEEHRRLLSSHGSNMDQDMGSSPSLHLPFMITSK from the exons ATGGTGTCCATGAGCACAACGCCTCACCCGCTGGATTCGTTGGCCACGGGCGGCGGCAAGGAGGAGGCGACCCGGATGCGGCTCCCGGAGCCGGAGGCcgtgccgccgccagcgccagggAATGAGGACGACGAAGGGCCCAGGAGGGTGCGCAAGCCATACACCATCACCAAGTCGCGCGAGAGCTGGaccgaccccgagcacgacaagTTCCTCGAGGCGCTGCAGCT GTTCGATCGCGATTGGAAAAAGATCGAAGCGTATGTTGGCTCAAAGACAGTAATACAG ATTAGGAGTCACGCGCAGAAGTACTTTTTGAAGGTTCAAAAGAATGGAACAGGTGAACATTTGCCCCCACCTAGGCCAAAACGCAAGGCTTCCCATCCATATCCACATAAAGCCTCAAAAAAAG CCTCTCAAGTTGTCTTGCCACAACAAGCTTCTCATACAATGGAACAAGGCTGTGGTGCCTATGTGGAAACAGCTAGTATTGCTACGGACTCAAGTGGAAATGGTGCTTTTCCTTCTTGGGAAAATGATCATGTTCAACATTTCAGTCCGAAGCATGCACAAG GTTCAGGTGCAACAAACAATTATTCTAGTAGCATAGGTAGCCAGTCTGGAACTTGGCCTACTTCTGAAGCCACAGAACAAGAAATCATGCTTCCAGCACTGCATG CCATGCCAGACTTTGCTCGTGTATACAACTTCCTGGCAAGCATATTTGATCCAGAGACAAATGGGCATTTGCAAGAGTTGAAGGAAATGGATCCTATTGACGCTCAAACG GTACTGTTGTTGATGAAAAATCTGTCAATCAACCTAACTAGCCCAAACTTTGAGGAACAC AGGAGGTTACTCTCTTCACATGGCTCGAACATGGATCAAGATATGGGCTCTTCTCCAAGTCTTCATCTTCCATTCAT GATAACGAGCAAGTGA
- the LOC120697250 gene encoding putative septum site-determining protein minD homolog, chloroplastic, translated as MSFAPPRLLPLPLPPPPARCAAVSARHQGGRAAPELSGPTPRVVVVTSGKGGVGKTTTTANLAASLARLSLPAVAVDADAGLRNLDLLLGLENRVHLTAADVLAGDCRLDQALVRHRALHDLHLLCLSKPRSKLPLAFGSKTLTWVADALRRLSNPPAFILIDCPAGVDAGFVTAIAPAEEAVLVTTPDITALRDADRVAGLLECDGIKDIKIIVNRVRPDLVKGEDMMSALDVQEMLGLPLLGVVPEDAEVIRSTNRGVPLVLNDPPTPAGLALEQATWRLVERDAMTAVMVEEQERPKKKGGFFSFFSR; from the exons ATGTCGttcgcgccgccgcgcctcctccccctcccgctcccccctccgcccgcccgctgcgccgccgtctccgcGCGCCACCAGGGGGGCCGCGCGGCCCCTGAGCTCTCGGGGCCCACGCCGCGGGTGGTGGTGGTCACCTCCGGCAAGGGCGGCGTCGGCaagaccaccaccaccgccaacctcgccgcctcccttgcgcgcctctccctccccgccgtcgccgtcgacgccgacgCAGGCCTCCGCAACCTCGACCTCCTGCTCGGACTCGAGAACCGCGtccacctcaccgccgccgacgtcctCGCCGGGGACTGCCGACTCGACCAGGCGCTCGTCCGACACCGCGCGCTCCACgacctccacctcctctgccTCTCCAAGCCGCGCTCCAAGCTGCCCCTGGCGTTTGGATCCAAGACACTCACCTGGGTCGCCGACGCGCTCAGACGCCTCTCCAACCCACCCGCCTTCATCCTCATCGACTGCCCCGCAG GTGTTGATGCTGGGTTTGTCACTGCCATCGCTCCTGCAGAAGAGGCGGTACTCGTTACTACGCCCGACATTACTGCTCTCCGTGATGCTGATCGTGTGGCAGGGCTTTTGGAGTGCGATGGCATCAAAGATATCAAGATTATTGTCAACCGAGTGCGACCAGACCTGGTGAAGGGGGAGGACATGATGTCAGCACTTGATGTGCAAGAAATGCTTGGGTTGCCTTTGCTAGGCGTGGTGCCAGAGGATGCGGAGGTGATCCGGAGTACGAATAGGGGTGTGCCGTTGGTGCTCAACGACCCGCCCACGCCTGCTGGCCTTGCTCTTGAGCAGGCTACCTGGCGTCTGGTGGAAAGAGATGCGATGACAGCAGTGATGGTCGAGGAGCAGGAGAGGCCCAAGAAGAAAGGTGGCTTCTTTTCGTTCTTCAGTAGGTGA
- the LOC120701184 gene encoding uncharacterized protein LOC120701184, with translation MAAAAAAEKDSSAMPKAWVEAPTLKDLLPELSRDEQLRREKRRVRKLPKERFAKVKPTDLSACFSTWMRTEDERDAFIIGRVQDALFHYNARHKGGEFDAVKPLMEARVSFRGQIWFHLNFWARSRSTNIIKRFFAEVHYMYNHDIRTPVVEICTIIQEPLSQHRSSCAFCPADLDILHPKGSRKFVCGNDKDRFEQRLEACGSLCPEMPFSCPHKGTSKSSYPSTQTRTDGLQ, from the exons atggcggcggcggcggcggcggagaaggaTTCGTCGGCGATGCCGAAAGCGTGGGTGGAGGCGCCGACTCTGAAGGATTTGCTGCCGGAGCTGTCTCGCGACGAGCAGCTGCGGCGGGAGAAGCGCCGCGTCCGCAAGCTTCCCAAGGAACGCTTCGCCAAGGTGAAGCCGACTGACCTATCGGCTTGCTTTTCCACGTGGATGCGCACAGAAGA CGAGCGTGACGCCTTCATCATCGGCCGTGTCCAAGATGCCCTCTTTCATTACAATGCCAGGCACAAG GGTGGTGAGTTTGACGCTGTGAAGCCCCTGATGGAAGCTCGTGTTTCCTTCAGGGGCCAGATCTGGTTCCACCTCAACTTCTGGGCTCGCAGCCGCAGCACCAACATAATTAAGCGATTCTTCGCCGAGGTGCACTACATGTACAACCACGACATCAGAACTCCTGTCGTCGAGATATGCACCATCATCCAAGAGCCCCTTTCCCAGCACAGGAGCAGCTGTGCCTTCTGTCCTGCCGATCTCGACATTCTGCACCCCAAGGGGTCTCGTAAGTTTGTTTGCGGCAACGACAAGGACCGGTTTGAACAACGCCTCGAGGCCTGTGGCTCTCTCTGCCCTGAGATGCCATTCTCTTGCCCCCACAAGGGCACAAGCAAATCATCATATCCATCCACCCAAACACGCACGGACGGATTGCAGTAA